The following proteins are encoded in a genomic region of Zea mays cultivar B73 chromosome 9, Zm-B73-REFERENCE-NAM-5.0, whole genome shotgun sequence:
- the LOC100501554 gene encoding uncharacterized protein LOC100501554 — protein MSTSWAQRGSTTRSMTSVARHDKWEGGDARISEHGAHGGLRETAVGGTSASWSGIRPGRDEGSCASRASRESAERNRELRAEGQGAKARESRARRAENFARGHGKAGAAGLNELRQGAAAGCEERGWARCRKRGPRRTPNRTMDAAGKLHGIHGRERAPRAEDWARREQRVAAPEEQRWSADELEQALGKGPSREKTWQPARIRGEQKAKRRPWEQARLPGAIAPDAWAGWETTRARGELEQRAGRSGAAAGRASVEHPGELQRPSRGRTSSRHGRGKSDQRRSQRRGMNLAERYGA, from the coding sequence ATGAGCACGTCGTGGGCACAACGTGGGTCGACGACGAGGTCCATGACGAGCGTCGCAAGGCACGACAAATGGGAAGGAGGCGACGCACGAATTTCAGAGCATGGAGCTCACGGCGGCTTGAGGGAGACAGCCGTGGGAGGGACTTCGGCGAGCTGGAGCGGGATACGGCCTGGGCGCGACGAAGGGAGCTGCGCGTCCAGAGCGAGCAGGGAGAGCGCCGAGCGGAACAGGGAGCTCCGGGCAGAGGGCCAGGGCGCGAAGGCCAGGGAATCCAGGGCGCGGCGAGCCGAAAACTTCGCGCGCGGCCATGGGAAAGCAGGCGCGGCTGGACTGAACGAGCTGCGCCAGGGAGCAGCAGCCGGCTGTGAAGAACGCGGCTGGGCGCGATGCAGGAAGCGCGGGCCTAGGCGAACTCCTAACAGGACCATGGACGCGGCGGGGAAACTCCACGGCATCCACGGGAGAGAGAGAGCTCCGCGAGCTGAAGACTGGGCGCGACGCGAGCAGAGAGTCGCGGCGCCAGAGGAACAGCGATGGTCGGCCGACGAACTGGAGCAGGCGCTGGGGAAGGGACCGAGCAGGGAGAAGACTTGGCAGCCAGCGCGCATCCGCGGCGAGCAGAAGGCCAAGCGCCGGCCATGGGAGCAGGCACGGCTGCCAGGGGCGATTGCGCCCGATGCCTGGGCGGGCTGGGAGACGACCAGGGCGCGCGGCGAGCTAGAGCAAAGGGCAGGGCGTTCAGGCGCTGCAGCAGGGAGAGCGAGCGTGGAGCATCCCGGCGAGCTACAGAGGCCGAGCAGAGGAAGAACGAGCAGCCGCCATGGGAGAGGGAAATCCGATCAGAGGAGATCGCAGAGGAGGGGAATGAACCTGGCCGAACGCTATGGTGCCTGA